Part of the Oligoflexia bacterium genome is shown below.
CTCTTTGACGGTTTTGAAGCAGTGGTGCGAGGCTCTACTAATTTTTCTCGGTGCTTATTATTGGAGCGAAAATACTGATAGTATTTTTCTGGAACAGGTTCGTAACCATCAACGCCATTATAATAATCTAAGAAGTCTTCAATTTGTTCAGGTGTCAACTCAAGATACTTATTAAGGCCTACGCGTAGAGGGTTAATGTCGCGAGAAATAAGATTGTAAAGCGCATTGCCTTGCCCGGTCGCTGGGTCAATGTTCATCATTTTTTCAAATTTTTCATTAAATTTATATTTCATACGAACGATGATCTCTAATTTTTCTTTATCATTAGGAATATTATCTTTTACAAACTTAACGCTCATTAATATTCCTCCTGTCAATATAGAGAACACGAGGACAACCCGAATTCCATTTGGCAACCATCGATATTTAAATGCAGTTTTCAGTGGCTTAAAAAGATACGCAAACAATACACCTAAAATTATTGGTAAGATAAGTGGTCTTAAAGACCAAACTAAAAAAGCGGCAATTGAAACTACTGTTATGGCAGTTATTGTATTAAATAAAATACCACGAATTCGTCGATTGGGGTCGGTCACTTATGCCACCTTTTGTGCTGTGCCTACGTGGCGATTCGTAGCTTTAAGTCGTTCTCCAATTATACATGCGAGTGTTTTAAAAATCTCACATGCTATCTCAGGCTCTAGATTTGCTAGCCGATTAAGATCACTTCTAAAAAGTGCAAATGCCTGAGTTGGTGTAGTAGCGCGAGCTGAGGCTGATCTTGGAGTGTCATCAAGCAGTGCTAATTCACCTAAAAAATCACCAGCCTTAATTGTGGCAAGCTTTTGTGAAGCCGCGCGATCACTTGAGGTTTCAACAACGACTTCTCCACGCATGATGATGAAAAGTGC
Proteins encoded:
- a CDS encoding cyclic nucleotide-binding domain-containing protein; the protein is ALFIIMRGEVVVETSSDRAASQKLATIKAGDFLGELALLDDTPRSASARATTPTQAFALFRSDLNRLANLEPEIACEIFKTLACIIGERLKATNRHVGTAQKVA